The following are encoded in a window of Mannheimia varigena genomic DNA:
- a CDS encoding DUF3144 domain-containing protein, producing the protein MINISDKQIDPTFYQRADGFINIANAHLQNIAPNQVSNAMLFACARFNAYVASSKAEYKQQLVDSREEVIQYFVEQYKEMLAANLDEYIQNFERYIEGKKAD; encoded by the coding sequence ATGATTAATATCAGTGACAAACAAATTGACCCTACATTCTACCAACGAGCAGATGGCTTTATTAACATCGCCAACGCCCATTTGCAGAATATCGCCCCAAACCAAGTGAGCAACGCAATGCTATTTGCTTGTGCTCGCTTTAACGCATACGTTGCTTCCAGCAAGGCGGAATATAAGCAGCAATTAGTGGATTCCAGAGAAGAGGTCATTCAATATTTTGTCGAACAATACAAAGAGATGCTAGCCGCGAATTTGGACGAATATATCCAAAATTTCGAGCGTTATATTGAAGGGAAAAAGGCGGATTAA